In the genome of Thunnus albacares chromosome 8, fThuAlb1.1, whole genome shotgun sequence, the window TAGTTTAGCTGCAGTGTAATTTTCAAGAGTGGAAACTGTTAGTCAACAACGGGCTTGGTCACTGCCacatcattacacacacatcagcataTGAGCATAAAGTATGAAGTAACACAGATAACGTTACTAGATTTTTCCCCATATGagttatataaaacataatgcGAAACAAAGACAACTTTTGCTGGTTGTTcaaaaaaaaggtgtttatAGCTAGCTTCTTTGCTAACGTTCATGTCCACTGTGGTCCAGGCAGATAGATGATTTTTAACATCGCCACACCGGCGGGTAGATGTTTTCAAACGAACAGAAAAGGAGATCAGACCTGCCTGAACTGTAAAACATgtgattgtttaaaaaaatatactcaCAGAAGAAGTTCCTCGGGCTGTCTTGGATACACTTTGTTGTGGTTCACGGATATGATGTGGATGGTTATTTCACTTCCTGCTGTCAAGGTGCAGAATACCGCCACCTACTGACGGCGATGGGAACTGCTATTCCTCTTTGTTTATGTGATTTGATTTGGTTGGTAAACTATCATTTAACGTCTTTGAGCTCTGTCTTAAAATAGTTTATAATAAGTAAGCGTTTGTAGAAGTTTCAATGTATTTATAATCACTAATCCCAGACGTTTTGTCTCACTGTATTGCACTTACTTTCAGCTACAGATTGTATGTTTTCAACGTATATACTATATGTGGttgaaaaatgtatcttttagCTATTTATGTTTTCCAATAGTGATAAATTATATGTTTGGGGAACAAACTGTACACAGTTCtatttttcaacattacagCTGGGACAATAGAGTTAAAACAACTGACTTGGGATCGGTCGTATGTTTTAAGTTGCTCAGTCTTTATAGAAAGATGGTGGAGAAAATCTGACCCCAGATCAGTGACAATCAACACAAGACTGACGTCACTGAGCTGGCGGCAGGCTGTGATTGGTCCGTTTCTCTGTGTTATTGTGCTGCTGTCAGTAGTACTGTAGGGCGCTGTGGGAGTTGCCAGATCATCAAACGCTAATCACCAGGAAGGTGAGTTGTgaagtacagtatatagttAAATATCGCTTGCAAAATGCATTGAACAGTTTTATATCTGTTTATTCTAACATTATCATTGATATCACCCAGGGCCCATCTTTACCAAGGCCTGTGTGTAGCTAACGTCAGCTATCGACCTTAGATGCTAGCAAATAATATCCGTTAATATCAGTTATCGCAAATGCAAGACAAATTCCTGTCCAATACGAAGTGCATATCTTTGTATACGTCACAGAAGACCATATATACCCGTACTTGGTCATTTGAGTTAGGTTATTTTAGCGAAACAGCTGTTTGAGTGCGATTTGTCaaaattcttgttttgttttttttttttcctcagagaaACGTGACTGGTTACGTAACGTGCCAAGGGGGTAATTTACTCCGCCGGTTGCTGCTTGGCGTGTGAAGAACGACTCGTCCCTTTGGCTCCCGGCTGCTTTTGTAGAAATACTTTGAAACGACAACAACATAACACATTCACAGCCGATACTTTGCATTGCAGACAGCGCCGAGCTGATTGCGAAAATAGGTAGGACTGCTGAGCTTGCTGATATGGGCCTTGAAACGTTGTAGACGGGCATATCGCTATAACATAGTTAgcttgctgttgttttttgctAACCTAATTGCTAGTTTTGTCTGCCTGTTGTCGAGACATTGTTTTAAAGCTTGTCAAGGAATCTACCAAGGATACGAAGTAGATTTTACTAATATTTTCAGGCTCACCAAATTCATTCAATTCGTAAGAGTAACTTTCAAGTGTAAGAATGCAGGAAATAGGCCCTACTAGGAGAAGCAAGCACAATTTGATTAACTTAGATTGCATTAGAGGTAGGTGGTTAGTTGCCTCATACTAGAGGCATCCTGTCATTTCCTAACTCCACAGCTGCAGAGTTGGAACTCtacatgtctgtttaaatgtaaagtttgttatgtctctttttttcgTCTGAACAGTGTTGACACAGGttggaaggtggagaggtgcTATAGGCTGACCTGGACCATGGCCATAGTTCATCACCCAGGGTACCCACTCAGGGACTCACTTTACTGGGATGAAACAGAGTGCCTCAACTACTATGGGATGTTGTCTCTCCATGAGGTCTTTGAAATAGTTGGTTCCCAGCTGACAGAGACTGACATTGAGGTACTCTCTTTCCTTCTAAATGAAACTTGCTCCGCACCACATCCACTTGATCCAGCAGGCTGGACAGTTAAACCCTGTGAGGGTGAAGCAGTTGACTCAGGCGTGTCCCCGAGTCCTGAGCTGCTAAAGGTCTGGCGGCGGTTACAGCCCCAGGGCGCCCAGGGCTCCCAGGGCTCCCAACATCCTTTGGAGGCCTCATATAAGCCAAAGAGTGGCCTTGAGCTGTTGCTTGAGCTGGAGAGGCGAGGATACCTCAGTGATGGTAACCTGGAGCCACTACTGGGACTACTGAGAGTCCTCACCCGTCATGACCTGCTGCCTTTAGTGTCCTGCAAGAAAAGGAGAACAGGTGAGGATGAATCATATGGGTGTTGGTTATCAGATTGTGAGACTATGTTGAGTGCTTGGATGTTGCCTCGCTCTATGATGACCACCTAGGATGTGTCACCCATAATTGTATGTCTGTCCTAGCTGTCATAGCCTAATGATTAGTTTTTAATccatgtttttatgcttttcagTATCTCCAGAAAGAATTGGACAGAGGTATGGAATAGAGGACGGAGAATTCGTGTGCGCCTCTGGAATGCGACACAGCTCCAGACAGGCAGAAATGCCTCTTCCATCCTTCACACAGCAATTAAGAACAGGTAAGTGCACTATAGTATAGAATTTGGCCACCAGTGTTTTTGGCAGTCAAGGAAGGGCACTGTCCAGAACCAGTGCTTATCATTTCTTACAGCATGTAACATTGCACCCTCTCTGAAATGGACATTTTACCCCTTCCATCCTTCTGTTGTGGAAGAaacatgcatatacagtactgtcCATCAGTAGTGTCAGCTCTATAGTATAGAATTGCATGTAGTTTTGGTGCCTGGTTTCATGGTGAACCTTCCATGAAAATATAGGATGTTTTGATCAGATATACACAATATGGATGGTTGTACAAAAAAACCCAGTAGCATATAGCTAGTTTTGTTAGTTTGTGATGAGATGATCAACAGAAATAGAACGGTGCAACAGCAATCCTACACAAAGAAGTCTTAATTTCATAAAACTAATTCCATGCTTGTTTTGTCAGGTATTTACCCTCCTATGCCTGGGCCAACCcccgggaggaggaggaagaagaggggacATGGCTGGAGCCGCAGACCTAAGAGAACAAGCAGGCAGGTCCAGCCACTGCCACCACCAGTGCCACCACATAAAACATCCTGTGGTAAGTATTGCTCCTGCATTCCTTATCTGtctcttttacattttcatccCTTGCCTTCCTATCTTCATCCCACCATTTTCTCTTATAGATAATTTCCCTTCTTTTTTACTAACTGTATCAGCTccaattttattcatttcaacaTCTTCTCCAGCATTACCATATTTTCTGTTCTGATTTTGATGTTCTTCTATGCTGAACCCTGGCTTGAGTTAAGGAGTTTGCAGACTGAGTCTGAAAATTTTGcgtttttatttaacttttaactgTCATCCCAAAAACAATCATAAGGCACAGAAACCTTGCACACTGAGTcgcacttttttatttatttttttcaactcCTTGTGTTACAAAGCTGTGATTCAGTAGTGTTGATTTGCTCTCTTCAATGGAGAAAGGAAAGTGTCAAGAGCAGGAAGAATGTTTGATACATTACTAAAATACTTCAAAAGAACCGGACCAATTACAATATTCCAGTTGATCCTGTACAACAGCTGGTAATACACCAGCCACACGAGCACTACTAGTGCCTGACAGGCATACAATGGAGGGATTTGGGTGCAAAATGTCAGCATATTATCCGCACCAAAAGGCCCTTGAACTGCACAGAATTAAAATGGAAGACACCTTTGTCAGATGTGTTATGGAAAAACTGCTTAATTTTGCCTCTGGGCTCTTAGTGtcacatttactgaaatgtttGCTTAAAATTTGTAAATTACTTAAAATTATTGTAGCACTTTAATTACCAAGGTAATTTGTGATATTACCGGGGTATAAAATCTTTCTTTGCTATATAGGGAACAACAGTGGCACTTAAATGTTGAATACAGTAAGATATTTATTTGAGCACTAACTTGCACCAGACTTACTTGTTAGCAATGCTAGAACTATGTTTTTGTCTGACAGCACAATTTAAACACCTTATACCTTGTCTGTGCAGCAGATGCTGACTTAACATCTTAGACATGAAAAATTCAAGGGCTCTGTCTGATTTACAACTTTAGCAAAGACTGGTTCACAACCATTAATTCAACTGCAGGGCACGGAAATGatcaatgaaatataaaattgcTTGCCCTTCCTTTTCAGTTGAATGACATCTTCCTTATTACTCAGCTGTTGCgcgttttattttcattcttacGTTATGAATATGTTTAGACTTACAGTATCTCCTTAACTGTCTTGATTTAACATGCAGTATCTATTTCTCCATTTGGCCCTTCATTGCATTCTTTCCCCTTCATTTCACCTTTTCTCTAACCTGTTTATTACCTGATTAtgttcagctgctgctgttgataaGAACCCATACTGGTAGGTTGTCTCCTGTCCTTTTGTCTATACTGTCTATACAAATTGTCCAATCACCACCTGCTGCAGCCCTTGTTCTGCTTTATTTTCAAGCTAGATACAAAGTTGTCACGAGAGCCAACCATCAAACCCCACATACATCTGAAAATTTTTTTGAGCAGTTGTTCGAAACAACCTATCGCCACTTGAAAGCTGCACTATATGATCCATTATCCATGTCCTGTTTCACAGTGATATTCTTGCCTGCCTTTTAATCAAGACCAATGCTAGTTTCTGTCACCTAAATAAGATTGTGATAACACTAACTTCTGTTGCCCGTTTTTGTGAAGTTTGCTTAGTCATTCATGCAGACCTTTCTAAGCATTTCTTTTGAACGTCCATCATTGCCTGTTGTCAGACATCCTTATTACAACAAAGGCCTGATGACTTTGACTCAACAAAAATCATCTAACAATGAAGACAGCCCTTTTTAGCTATTCAGGATGAGTGATGTGACTGTAAACATGTTGCTGTCTTGACTCCACATTTGATTCCACCAGGTTGACTCAGGATTGTGACTCAGAACGAGTAACCTAAGACACAAAGGATCATGGAGACAGAGGGGGAGACtgaggaacaaaacaaaaaagtctgtCCCTACACTCTGTCCGTAcatactgcagtgtgtgtgatcGACTCAGTCATGCGCGCGCTCACAAGTCTGGGCCGATGCCTAAGGTAAAAGAGGCTCTCCCCCCTTGTTACAACAGGGGGTGATGCTGCCACTGTGCTCTGTATTCGATGCTTGTGTATCATAATATAGCTGCCCCCTACCCTATCCCCCTTAGGAATCACAATTTGCTCTCAAAATTCGTCCTGTAATGTTCTTTAGTGTTGTGCCCTGTGGATGAAAAAATATCCTGTTTTTGAGATTCCTTAATTTATCCATTTCTGATGAGGGTTGTTGGTGTCAAGTGTTTCACAGAACTGACAGAGTGCTTTGCAGTAAGCctcaaatatattcaaaagGTGTTCAGCTGGTGTTTAAGGCAAACATGCCTCTAAAAATTCAACGTGAAATTGACCATTCTAATGGGGATATGTTAAGTGAAAGTCTATTTTCAATTCCCTAATATTCCCTGAGGATTTTTATAGAAGCTATTTGTGAGTAACTTCTAGCTAACTTCTCACATTTCACAAATGTGGCCAACTAACTGCTTCTTTGTCTTGGCAGAAATGTTTGTGATTACTTGTGTTTTGCTAGAAATATACAACACAGTACAGGTGTTGTCATTGACAtataattctgttttttatgttgGACTGCTACATAAAGTAATTTGATGGAAGGTcacaaaattataaaatgacactacctgtattttgttgtatactATATTGAAACACAAAATAGGGGATTGTGAATGCGTTCATACACAATCTAGAAACTTTACTTGGGGCAATAAAGCCCAGTGTATAACCtgtaaagacaaaacagaaatatgttgGACATGTTTGTGAACATGCCAGTTGTCTCCTCATGTGGGAAACCTTTTGGGgctatttttttcctctcacaccATCTTCATTACAAGTAGTTGTAAACATCTGCCTCGATATTCAAATAACTCAAATCATACTGGCTTAAACTTCACATAAGCCAGCTCTGGAGTCTCAAGTTATAAAAATGCCAATTGGGTATGGGTACCTGTCCTTTTGTGAGGACTGGCCTTGTATTCCATTTCATAGAATTTAAAATGGCTGCCAACAGACAGCTGTTAACACCCGTGTAACCTTTACTCAAGCAGTTCTGAGGAAAATAACCCAACAGTGCTCTGCTGAAGGAAGCTCCTGCTGTATCTTATCTCTGTGCCTCGTGTGAGCCCTGGGTGTGCATTTGTCAAGAGGGAGCAGAGATAGATAGGGCGGTTCAGTCCAATGCTGGCCCCTAGCATTTAATGAGACCTCAAATACCCTTTCTTGTCATGATTCATCTCTCAGATCATTTTCACTGAAGTGTCTCAATTACATTCTGACAATGACAAGTGCTGGTTCAAATGCCTATAAGGTTTTTGTACCTTCAGCTCAGTAGTGGTTTTGTGCTATCTAAATGGGGTGCTTGTGAATGCCCTTACTTGTTAGAATGGACTTTGCTGATTAATGTTATGGTTGAGGCTTAAATAATGGGTCGGTGAAGGCTAGGGTAAGAGATTTGGTCAAGGTAAGAGTAGTCCCAAGCAGCCCACTTAGACTCTACCATGTTATATTATAGAGCTACAGTAAAAGCAGTCCTGAGCTGATTAACTTTTTTAAACCAGCTATTGGCCCGACTCAATCCTCATTACAACTAATAGAAGTGAGTGCTGTGCCATGCCTGcttgttgtttaaaaaaaaaaaaaaaaaacccagtcgACAGATATCCAACACACTTGTgcttgtctctttttctctctttctctcctttctgtgTTTGCAGTTCTAAACAGACCAACCTGTGTGTCAGGAAAACAGTATCCTTACACacaatgagagggagagaacgAACACTAAATGCTCAAACTACGCAAAATGGTACAGAGAGTGATTTTTGTCTAGGGGGAAAAGAGAGAgttctgtctgcctgtctctcagTACTCCCCTAACTCTCCACTCTCTTGGTCAGTCGTTCAGCAGAAAAACGGATCGATAAAGAGTTGAAGCTCTCCGTGCCAAGTGACTCCTCGTAAATGGGtacttaaacttttttttttttttttttttttttggggcgGGTTGAGATGGAGGAAGCCAAACGGGCTTGGTGTTTAAAGTGAGAAAATGAAAGCTGTGCTTCCTAATGTCCTGTCTAAGTGGATGTCTCTGTGTCTGATGAAGCGTGAAGTGCTCTGTAACCCTAACAAAATGACTATCACTGTGTTCCTGTGGTTTTAAATGGCCTTCTCCTCAGTGCCACTATCTCTACTTCCATCCTGCTCAGTATGAAATTGGAAGGCAGAAATGGAGGCCATCTATAAATACAGTAATTGCATGAAGGGCAGGTGTTTATCGTAGCCGCAGCCCTCACACAGTGTAATGATCCAAAAGGTCGAACTGTTAACAGCGCTTAAACTTAATATTTCACTGAGTCCATATTGAATATTgtataagattttaaaaagttgatatAAAGTATTGTGTCCCTTTTAAGATAGATATCCTATTTGACATACTGTGACAATTTTCTTCTCAAAATATTGAAATGCTGTTACTGCTGATTTGTCAAAGTGCTTGCAAGAACCAAAtgacttaaaatgttttcaacgCCCCCCACCCtggacatttttatatttcattgttttgcaaCAGTGAACCACAATGGATGAGTTTTTGACACTGATTAACagatgtcaaagtgaaaacaatttTGCACAAATTTGTAGGTCATtgtgctgaaaaataaaaataaatgtgtcactgtTCTGATGCAGACTGTAGCTGATTTTTCCTTTAggatttctctgtatttttcagTATTCAATTTACCCTCCACCTTCACCAGCAGTACATGGCCTGCTGCAGAAAAGCAACCCACAGCATGACACTGCCACCACTACACTTAATTGTAGGGTTAGTGTGTTTCTGGTGGTGAGCAGTGACTGGCTTatgccaaaaaataatttagtGTGATGGACAATTCTTATTTTGGTCTCTTAAGACCTTAGAACCTCCTTCCATTTTGATTCAGAGATTTTTTGTAATTGCCATCTCCAGAGTCAAACCGGTCGGTTAGTCTGTTTGTCCGTCCATCcgtcactttggtccagactgaaatatcaataacaactacaacaactattagatggattgctatgaaattttgtacagacagtcATGGTCGTCAGAGTATACATTGATgaacccctgacttttcctattgaaattggaaaaaaaagaaaagaaatttaCAAGAGATAGTCAAGGTCCCTAGAGGATAAAttataatgactttggtgatcctctggcTTTTCCTCTAGTATCTCAAAGATTTAATTTATGGTGTGATATAGCTCCACATCTACTTTTTGAtatttcctctagtgccaccatgaggttgactttttAATTACCATAACTAACTATGAAATttattgctgtgaaatttggtacacacatttgTGGCTCCCAGAGGATAAATTTTAATAGCTTTAGTCTCCTGAGTTTAAATTGAAtgccatcatctggtcaaaatttcaTTTCGtacaatactttggtttatgaccaaatacctgcagaacCCATGACATtgccttattttttttcccacctgcaTTCTGTGAAGacctgccctactctgcctctgattggctagtgcttgttgcctttgttggttagatttaggctCAGGTatatcagaggcagagtaggggctGGTCTTCGGAGAATGTgggtaggaaaaaaaataacgcCATGACATCCATCGGTGTCTGCTGCACTTTGTGTTAAatgaccagtgtgtaagatttagtgacatctagtggaaaagacttggcagaaatggaatatgatattcataagtatgtctTAACTAGTAtgtaatcccatgaaaataagaatcactATGTTTTCGTTACCTggaaatgagccctttatagcTACATAGAGAGCGGGTCCCTTTCTATGGAGGCCGCCATGATGCACTGCCATATTTCCACAATAGTCCAGAACGGACTGGCTgaactggctctagagagggcctctCGCATTTTTcatggccactgtaggttctcctacacacttggaagggtATGgtgaggggaggtgtattcagtcGGGTGCAATCTgaaacctcactgctagatgccactaaatcttacacactagtcctttaagtgctaattagaaaatgttttcatgctaatgAGCTAAACCAACacagtgaacatggtaaactacctgctaaacatcaacatgccaATTTTTATCGTTGTATCAtatcatgttagcatgctggtatgagcatttagctaaagtacagcctcacagagctactAGCACATCTCCCATTTCAGCCCTGGGACCCTGCAGCTCTTTCAGAGTTAGcagattttttcattattgacagCACTGCACTTATGGGTATTGTTAATTATTGGAGCTGTTTTTGCACAGTTGTCCTGATCAAACATTTTGCCAATGAGCAATCAGCAACATTTGCAATtgtgttgatgatgtttttgtcatgaCATAGACTTACCGGCTGTTATGTTAGCAGTCAACTGTAAGTCAGTGttgcaaaacaataaaacatgaaaaggtCTAAGGGGGATGAATACTTTGTATAGGTACTTAAAGTCCTCTAAGACAGTCATGATCTGTGGTATGACAAAGTTTTCCTTAACATAATGTATcaaatctgtatctgtatgtattGTCAATGGATTGACCCGGAGAAAGGTTATTGCAATCTAATATCAGTTATTTAAGACATTGTCATGAGATAGGCTTTAATAATTTCACTATCACTATCTAAATGTGTCCTTTATAAAGTCCTGCcaaatgtcagtgtttcatACTCTTGTACTATAATGCCTGGAACAGTCtgccttcatttttttcttgtatgaGCAAACTAGATTAAAGTGGGTTTTCAGTTGAATCTTATTTTCAACCCTGCATATTTTAAACATCTTAAACTTCATTGAATAAGCTTCTCATTTGATCAAATCCTTTGTTTTTGTAGTAATCTAATTACAGCCTTATGAAGCATGAATGCaaaagccagtgtttggttaTCGCTCTCCTACAAATGTTAAGAGATGCAAAATCAATGCCTTAATTCAACATTTGCATTTCTAATGTTGGCATTTTCCAAACTTTATCCCTCCTGAGTCTTGCGCCATTCCCCACAGCCCCAAACAAATATGAATGGAGAAAGGGTAAACGTGACTCTTGAGCTGAAACATGTACCATGTATTAGTGGAACGATAGCTACTGTATAGTTAACCAGGCACAAAGCTTGATTAGTATTCAAGTTGAGTCCTTGGTGCTCTCCTGTAATGTTAAAGTCTTTCTGTGCCTTAACTAAGACCCCAGGCATTGTCTTCCCATTAGAGTCATAAGTAtgagcttcacacacacaaccttgGCTCTGGGTGATGTGAAGTCATATTATTTGAAAACATGCTTCTACTTCTccaaaaacagcagttttttattgtaacatttaaaaacatttaaatgttctATTGACTGTTTCTTTTGAGTACAGTCTTCGAGATTTTTATTTCCTCAATGTCAGACCTTGTCACTTAATGAGCTTCTTTGAGtgccttttttaaaagcactgtataaataaaatgtattattattgttactaaTTAGTCTTTCTTAAAAAGTCTCATAGAGAGGAGCAAAGAGGTTTTAGTTGGGGTGGGTTTTGCATACCTAGAGACGCAGTTATGTCTTTCTGCGCAGCTTTGCGATGGAACATTAAGGAGAATGTTTCCAGTGAAATGGATGTAATTGGTAGCAAACACTGTTAACCTCTACTAAAGGGGTTTGAGTTGGAGGGATGGGTTTTTGTTGCAGCAAAAGTCGTCAGCAGCGGGTTTCCACTCCAAGCTCTGGAATAATGACATGGGGGACGATCTCTGCGGTGCTCTTGCtcagtacagtatgtatccTCTGATCTTTCTCACTGTGCTGTTGCATGACCACCAATCCTGTTACTGCGAAACTCCAGGAGCTATCTGTTCTCAGCATTAAACATGTTGATCAGAATGAATctggtgttttttaaaagtgaggtggaacacaaaaaaaaacactccacgGCTTGACACTGCTAAGTTGCTTTAATTATTCCCACCGGTAACATGTATTATAGC includes:
- the dedd1 gene encoding death effector domain-containing 1 isoform X4; its protein translation is MAIVHHPGYPLRDSLYWDETECLNYYGMLSLHEVFEIVGSQLTETDIEVLSFLLNETCSAPHPLDPAGWTVKPCEGEAVDSGVSPSPELLKVWRRLQPQGAQGSQGSQHPLEASYKPKSGLELLLELERRGYLSDGNLEPLLGLLRVLTRHDLLPLVSCKKRRTVSPERIGQRYGIEDGEFVCASGMRHSSRQAEMPLPSFTQQLRTGIYPPMPGPTPGRRRKKRGHGWSRRPKRTSRQVQPLPPPVPPHKTSCDIRLRVRAEYLEHESALRNGVSSDKQQPLERQFELFSQANSLLRARDLGSIVCDIKFTELDNLEAFWGDYLSGALLEALKGVFITDSLRMAAGTEGIRLLISVDQDDYEEGRRILRARRMLTSSNGATF
- the dedd1 gene encoding death effector domain-containing 1 isoform X2, producing MAIVHHPGYPLRDSLYWDETECLNYYGMLSLHEVFEIVGSQLTETDIEVLSFLLNETCSAPHPLDPAGWTVKPCEGEAVDSGVSPSPELLKVWRRLQPQGAQGSQGSQHPLEASYKPKSGLELLLELERRGYLSDGNLEPLLGLLRVLTRHDLLPLVSCKKRRTVSPERIGQRYGIEDGEFVCASGMRHSSRQAEMPLPSFTQQLRTGIYPPMPGPTPGRRRKKRGHGWSRRPKRTSRQVQPLPPPVPPHKTSCDIRLRVRAEYLEHESALRNGVSSDKQQPLERQFELFSQANSLLRARDLGSIVCDIKFTELDNLEAFWGDYLSGALLEALKGVFITDSLRMAAGTEGIRLLISVDQDDYEEGRRILRARRMLTSSNEQLYLRISEAWKG
- the dedd1 gene encoding death effector domain-containing 1 isoform X1 gives rise to the protein MAIVHHPGYPLRDSLYWDETECLNYYGMLSLHEVFEIVGSQLTETDIEVLSFLLNETCSAPHPLDPAGWTVKPCEGEAVDSGVSPSPELLKVWRRLQPQGAQGSQGSQHPLEASYKPKSGLELLLELERRGYLSDGNLEPLLGLLRVLTRHDLLPLVSCKKRRTVSPERIGQRYGIEDGEFVCASGMRHSSRQAEMPLPSFTQQLRTGIYPPMPGPTPGRRRKKRGHGWSRRPKRTSRQVQPLPPPVPPHKTSCDIRLRVRAEYLEHESALRNGVSSDKQQPLERQFELFSQANSLLRARDLGSIVCDIKFTELDNLEAFWGDYLSGALLEALKGVFITDSLRMAAGTEGIRLLISVDQDDYEEGRRILRARRMLTSSNAAAPQPPGRHGNR
- the dedd1 gene encoding death effector domain-containing 1 isoform X3, whose protein sequence is MAIVHHPGYPLRDSLYWDETECLNYYGMLSLHEVFEIVGSQLTETDIEVLSFLLNETCSAPHPLDPAGWTVKPCEGEAVDSGVSPSPELLKVWRRLQPQGAQGSQGSQHPLEASYKPKSGLELLLELERRGYLSDGNLEPLLGLLRVLTRHDLLPLVSCKKRRTVSPERIGQRYGIEDGEFVCASGMRHSSRQAEMPLPSFTQQLRTGIYPPMPGPTPGRRRKKRGHGWSRRPKRTSRQVQPLPPPVPPHKTSCDIRLRVRAEYLEHESALRNGVSSDKQQPLERQFELFSQANSLLRARDLGSIVCDIKFTELDNLEAFWGDYLSGALLEALKGVFITDSLRMAAGTEGIRLLISVDQDDYEEGRRILRARRMLTSSNAAPQPPGRHGNR